The following coding sequences are from one Ctenopharyngodon idella isolate HZGC_01 chromosome 17, HZGC01, whole genome shotgun sequence window:
- the gja1a gene encoding gap junction alpha-1 protein codes for MGDWSALGKLLDKVQAYSTAGGKVWLSVLFIFRILVLGTAVESAWGDEQSAFKCNTLQPGCENVCYDKSFPISHVRFWVLQIIFVSMPTLLYLSHIVFLMHKEEKLNKKEEKLRDIQSKGEDVDVLLRKIEIKKFKYGLEDRGKIKMRGGIFYTYIMSIVLKSIFEVVFLLIQWHLYGFTLSAVYTCQKFPCPHKVDCFLSRPTEKTVFIIFMLVVSLVSLALNVFEFFYVILKRMKDQIRESAKNFESACNIKPCPRNLSSYGYYNDCSAPAPVPNLGYNLDTGDKSNSSDNYDKQANEQNWTNYSTEQNQLGQTQRFPYPEKVTLGKDLLLLKELEPRPSSRASSRARPDDLDI; via the coding sequence ATGGGTGACTGGAGTGCACTAGGGAAACTTCTTGACAAGGTCCAGGCGTACTCCACGGCAGGAGGCAAAGTCTGGCTCTCCGTCCTCTTCATCTTCCGCATCCTGGTGTTAGGGACAGCGGTGGAGTCCGCCTGGGGAGACGAGCAGTCGGCGTTCAAGTGCAACACGCTGCAGCCCGGTTGCGAGAACGTGTGCTACGACAAGTCGTTCCCCATCTCCCACGTGCGCTTCTGGGTGCTGCAGATTATATTCGTGTCCATGCCGACTCTCCTGTACCTCAGCCACATCGTGTTCCTCATGCACAAGGAGgagaaattgaataaaaaggAGGAGAAACTAAGAGACATCCAGAGCAAAGGTGAAGACGTGGATGTGCTCCTGCGGAAAATCGAAATAAAGAAGTTCAAGTACGGCCTGGAAGATCGCGGGAAGATCAAAATGAGAGGAGGGATATTTTACACGTACATAATGAGCATCGTGTTAAAGTCCATATTTGAAGTTGTTTTCCTGCTGATACAGTGGCACCTTTACGGATTCACGCTGTCAGCCGTTTATACGTGTCAAAAGTTTCCTTGTCCGCATAAAGTGGACTGCTTTCTCTCCCGCCCCACTGAGAAGACGGTTTTTATCATCTTCATGCTGGTCGTGTCGCTGGTTTCTCTGGCCCTCAACGTCTTTGAATTTTTTTACGTGATTCTCAAGAGGATGAAGGACCAAATCAGAGAGTCTGCGAAAAACTTTGAAAGCGCCTGTAATATCAAGCCCTGCCCAAGGAACCTGTCCAGTTACGGCTATTACAACGACTGCTCGGCCCCCGCCCCTGTCCCTAATCTGGGCTACAACCTAGATACAGGTGACAAGTCCAACTCCTCTGACAATTATGACAAGCAGGCTAATGAGCAGAACTGGACTAATTACAGTACAGAACAGAACCAGCTGGGTCAGACCCAGCGCTTCCCATATCCCGAGAAAGTAACTCTGGGAAAGGATCTTCTGCTGCTCAAAGAGCTTGAACCTCGACCCAGTAGTCGAGCGAGCAGTCGGGCCAGGCCGGATGATCTTGACATCTAG
- the si:ch211-266g18.6 gene encoding synaptotagmin-like protein 1: MKQSKSALELIDLSFLSAEEEAAIRQVLLRDEDLKRLESGRVRTLRQSVPDLQQLKTLTGEWFEELRVKRYGQQTDVTAVVRTSMRWKKTAAHKPNPFLNDIVDENKENEKEEHRTPSNPLADPRLIHPALSKETYHQYTDDDFVDDEASSAPRVSGRKEKPQEIDGNHVLNGNDSERNSTEAQPKQLSDDRITTVFPFSRAVQDTKPERGTAKPATNPEPRRKVSLPPALQRDQSFEENWVKISLEPNTVKPVHDEKNSVGPELKEGKDASSDFGDASPVEKKTSNKKEPLLQNKTADVSVNNNFESKPSVSDKTVQRYLDAHEDKEKIKLSNDQNLPKDTHTSQVLRELSQDYLSMTDDGKLVHIKDAGLHINSKQIDKFEPIEPAKPTIEDVAGLGQGFSEMKDEEDSVETEQRTQSDILLSVLARAQRTKPPVLQKSTDQEPKQGNGDDSVPTIVIIPSEAPDPTELNGNKHGVSVLETLLEDSISKTPSYTADAWKDEGVDSDDDDDDISLSSCGSDLSNRKGYSASALSLTDRTSSMLSVYSDAGDFGNVEVQGSVEFAVMYSPVGELIIMIEQCQDLAIANPRKQRTDPYVKTYLYPDKSRRSKRKTSIKKRTVNPVYVESLRYKVKREELPEKTLNLSVWHNDSRGRNVFLGQVEISLKTWDWGHEALSWYNLQPKTSENQELQESNGLLSISLKYVPPESTGGSKNSTGEIHVWLREAKELRRLKPQGVDSFVKCYILPDTRKKSRQKTRVVKKSQDPVYNHAMVYDGFKTGEVTEACCELTVWDHNTLANQFLGGLRLSLGTGQSYGKKVDWMDSLNEEVQIWKRMLANPNSWVEGELPLRSSMTPRK, translated from the exons ATGAAACAATCAAAAAGTGCATTGGAATTGATTGACTTGAGCTTTCTGTCTGCTGAGGAAGAGGCAGCCATCAGACAAGTGCTTCTGAGAGATGAAGATTTAAAGCGACTAGAGAGTGGACGAGTCAG GACACTGAGGCAGTCAGTCCCTGACCTTCAACAGCTGAAGACTTTGACAGGCGAGTGGTTTGAAGAGCTCAGAGTCAAGCGATATGGGCAGCAGACGGATGTCACAGCAGTGGTGAGGACCTCCATGAGATGGAAGAAAACAGCAG cCCATAAACCCAACCCTTTCCTGAATGATATAGTAGACGagaacaaagaaaatgaaaaggaGGAGCACAGAACACCTTCAAA TCCATTAGCTGACCCTAGATTAATTCATCCAGCCCTTAGTAAAGAG ACTTATCATCAATATACTGATGATGACTTTGTGGATGATG AGGCTTCATCTGCTCCAAGAGTGTCTGGTAGAAAAGAAAAACCACAAGAAATTGATGGCAATCATGTCCTCAATGGCAATGACTCAGAACGCAATTCAACTGAAGCACAACCCAAACAGCTCTCTGATGACAGAATAACAACCGTTTTTCCCTTTTCAAGAGCAGTTCAAGACACTAAACCTGAAAGAGGCACTGCAAAACCAGCAACAAATCCAGAGCCAAGGCGAAAAGTTTCACTCCCTCCAGCACTACAGAGAGATCAATCGTTTGAGGAGAACTGGGTGAAGATTTCCCTCGAACCGAACACAGTGAAGCCTGTGcatgatgaaaaaaatagtgTTGGACCTGAACTAAAAGAG GGAAAAGATGCTTCCAGTGATTTTGGTGATGCTAGCCCAGTCGAGAAGAAAACATCCAATAAAAAGGAGCCGTTGTTGCAGAATAAAACAGCTGATGTTAGTGTGAATAACAATTTTGAATCAAAACCAAGTGTCAGCGACAAAACCGTGCAAAGATATCTTGATGCCCATgaagataaagaaaaaataaagttatcaaatgATCAGAACTTACCAAAAGACACCCACACAAGTCAGGTTTTAAGAGAATTGAGCCAAGACTATCTTTCAATGACAGATGATGGGAAATTAGTGCACATTAAAGATGCTGGATTGCATATCAACTCTAAACAAATCGACAAATTTGAACCAATTGAACCAGCTAAACCTACAATTGAAGATGTTGCTGGACTGGGTCAAGGATTTTCAGAAATGAAAGATGAGGAGGACAGTGTCGAAACTGAGCAGAGGACGCAGTCAGATATTCTACTAAGTGTTCTCGCAAGAGCTCAAAGGACAAAACCACCTGTCCTGCAGAAGAGCACCGATCAGGAGCCAAAGCAGGGGAATGGAGATGATTCGGTTCCCACAATAGTCATTATACCATCTGAAGCTCCAGATCCAACAGAATTGAATG GAAATAAACATGGGGTGTCCGTTCTGGAGACTTTACTTGAGGATTCCATATCTAAAACTCCTTCCTACACGGCAGATGCTTGGAAG GATGAAGGAGTCGAttcagatgatgatgatgatgatatttCATTGTCCAGCTGTGGATCGGATCTCTCTAACAGAAAAGGCTATTCAGCTAGCGCATTGTCTCTTACTGAT CGCACCAGTAGTATGCTGAGTGTGTACAGCGATGCAGGGGATTTTGGGAATGTTGAAGTGCAGGGCTCTGTGGAGTTTGCAGTGATGTACAGCCCTGTTGGAGAGCTGATCATTATGATTGAACAGTGTCAGGATCTGGCTATTGCTAATCCTCGTAAACAACGCACTGACCC TTACGTGAAGACCTACCTCTATCCAGACAAGTCTCGTCGTAGCAAAAGGAAAACTTCTATTAAGAAACGGACTGTGAATCCAGTTTATGTGGAATCCCTGAGA TACAAAGTGAAGCGCGAAGAGCTGCCGGAAAAGACTCTGAATCTGTCCGTGTGGCACAATGACTCCAGGGGCCGAAATGTGTTCCTGGGGCAGGTTGAGATCAGTCTTAAGACCTGGGACTGGGGACATGAAGCCCTCAGCTGGTACAACCTACAGCCAAAG acTTCAGAAAATCAAGAATTGCAAGAGTCTAATGGATTGTTGTCAATTTCACTAAAATATGTTCCTCCAGAGTCCACCG GTGGGTCGAAGAACAGCACTGGGGAGATTCACGTCTGGCTGCGGGAGGCAAAAGAATTACGTCGCCTGAAGCCTCAGGGAGTGGATTCTTTTGTTAAGTG ctaCATTTTACCGGACACCAGAAAGAAAAGCCGCCAGAAGACTCGTGTTGTAAAAAAGAGCCAGGACCCTGTGTATAACCATGCCATGGTGTATGATGGGTTCAAAACTGGGGAAGTCACTGAGGCCTGCTGCGAACTGACCGTTTGGGATCACAACACACTCGCCAATCAATTTCTGGGAGGTCTGCGCCTCAGTCTTGGAACAG GCCAGAGCTATGGCAAGAAAGTTGATTGGATGGATTCGCTGAATGAGGAAGTTCAAATATGGAAAAGAATGTTAGCCAATCCAAACAGCTGGGTTGAGGGAGAGCTTCCCCTGAGGTCCTCCATGACCCCGAGGAAATGA